In the Kwoniella shivajii chromosome 2, complete sequence genome, one interval contains:
- a CDS encoding 3-deoxy-7-phosphoheptulonate synthase, with amino-acid sequence MSTGTPSPDRNRPLDDRKVTGYDPLIPPALLRHDLPVPAVASKTISSSRRTASSIVRGTDPLSRLLVIVGPCSIHDIDQAKEYASRLRKGVQEGRWQGLEVVMRVYFEKPRTTVGWKGLINDPDINNSFAINKGLRIARELLCDINDMGMPVGCELLDTISPQFIADLITWGAIGARTTESQLHRELASGASFPIGFKNGTDGSVGVAIDAMQSASHPHNFMGINSQGMASIVKTSGNSDCHVILRGGTHGPNYASEHVQKALSTMRTKNPDDHASIMVDCSHGNSSKNHLNQPIVAANLAEQIAAGEEGITGIMFESNLKGGKQSSDKPRDQLEYGVSITDACVDWEMTVDMLDNLNKASLTRRALLDARHANGNGQPPALKRLKTEE; translated from the exons ATGTCAACTGGAACACCTTCACCGGACAGAAACAGACCATTGGATGATCGAAAAGTCACCGGT TACGACCCTTTGATCCCTCCTGCCCTCTTACGACATGATCTCCCTGTGCCAGCCGTAGCTTCAAAAACCATCTCTTCATCCCGACGTACCGCATCTTCAATCGTAAGAGGAACAGATCCTCTATCGAGATTACTCGTCATTGTCGGTCCGTGTAGTATCCACGATATCGATCAAGCAAAAGAGTACGCTTCgagattgagaaaaggtgTTCAAGAAGGTAGATGGCAAGGATTAGAAGTCGTCATGCGGGTTTACTT CGAAAAACCAAGAACGACAGTAGGATGGAAAGGTTTAATCAACGATCCAGATATCAACAACTCTTTCGCAATCAACAAAGGTTTGAGAATTGCCAGAGAATTACTAtgtgatatcaatgatatgGGTATGCCCGTTGGATGTGAATTGCTCGATACTATTAG CCCTCAATTCATCGCCGACTTGATCACATGGGGCGCTATTGGTGCCCGAACTACtgaatctcaacttcatcgaGAACTCGCTTCAGGCGCTTCTTTCCCTATAGGGTTCAAAAATGGTACAGATGGATCAGTCGGTGTAGCTATCGACGCTATGCAATCCGCTTCTCATCCTCATAATTTCATGGGTATCAATTCACAGGGTATGGCTTCTATCGTCAAAACAAGTGGAAACAGTGATTGTCATGTCATCTTACGAGGTGGTACCCATGGACCCAATTACGC ATCTGAACACGTACAAAAAGCTTTATCAACTATGCGAACCAAAAACCCCGATGATCACGCTTCAATCATGGTTGATTGCTCACACGgcaattcatcaaagaatcatctgaatcaaCCTATAGTAGCTGCAAACTTGGCGGAACAAATCGCAGCTGGTGAAGAGGGAATAACCGGTATTAT GTTCGAGAGTAACTTGAAGGGTGGTAAACAAAGCAGTGATAAACCTCGTGATCAACTTGAGTACGGTGTATCGATTACTGATG CATGTGTTGATTGGGAGATGACCGTTGATATGCTCGATAACCTTAACAAG GCATCGCTCACACGAAGAGCTCTTCTCGACGCTAGACATGccaatggaaatggtcaaCCTCCAGCTCTCAAAAGACTGAAGACAGAGGAGTAG